The Flavobacterium sp. K5-23 genome segment TATGAGCAACACAACTTTGTACCAACAAGAAGTTTCATTTCAAGTCGACAGACGACGTGCTGGAGTCGAATTAATCAAAATTATCAGTGATTTATGGTATGATAAATCCATTGAAATGGTTTTATTCAAAAACCAATTACTTGATAAAAATGTAAATGACATTATCAACTTGCATCAATATGCGGGTGAATTTGTTGGGAAACCTATCAATGTATTCTCTTCAGTTGAAATCGCAAGAGAGATTTTATCTATCGAATTACCACCATCAAAATTAGATATTGGTAAATTGACATATGAGTACCTTCTAGAAGAAGACAAATATCCAGACGCAAGACATTTTGTATTGGACAAATTGAAAGATGCTAAATCATCTGAGGAAATTCAACCTAAAGATGTAGTACTATACGGTTTTGGTCGTATCGGTCGTTTATTGGCACGTGAATTAATGTCTAAAACTGGAAAAGGAAATCAATTAAGATTGAGAGCCATTGTAACCAGAGATAAAAATGACGCTTCAAGCCTTGAAAAAAGAGCTTCATTATTGCGTTATGACTCTATCCACGGTGATTTTCAAGGTTCAGTTACTGCTGATCCAGAAAACAATGCACTTATCATAAACGGTACTACTGTTCATATCATTACAGCAAATTCTCCTGAAGAAATTGACTATACTGCTTACGAAATTAACAATGCTTTAATTATTGACAATACAGGTGCTTTCACTACAGAAGAGGCTTTAAGTCGTCATTTGACTTCAAAAGGTGCTGACAAAGTGTTATTGACTGCTCCAGGTAAAGGAGTTCCAAATATCGTTCACGGTGTAAACCATAATGAATACAATCCTGACGAAGTAAATATTTTCTCGGCAGCTTCTTGTACTACTAATGCTATCACACCTATATTAAAGGCTGTTGAAGACACATTAGGAGTTGTAAAAGGACACCTAGAAACGATTCACGCTTATACTAATGACCAGAACTTAGTGGATAATATGCACAAAAAATACCGTCGTGGTAGAGCTGCAGCACTTAATATGGTTATCACTGAAACAGGTGCAGGAAGTGCAGTTGCAAAAGCATTGCCATCTTTAGCTGGAAAATTAACATCGAATGCTATTCGTGTTCCTGTTCCAAACGGATCTTTGGTAGTTTTAAACTTAGAGGTAAGCAGAGAAACTTCTGTTTCTGAGCTTAATGCTATTATGAAAAAATACGCATTAGAAGGAGAATTAGTAGAGCAAATTAAATATTCAATGAATAACGAACTAGTATCTTCGGATATTGTTGGGACTTCTGCTCCATCAATCTATGACAGTAATGCTACTATCGTTTCAGCTGATGGAAAAAACATCGTTTTATACATTTGGTATGATAATGAATACGGTTACAGTCACCAAGTAATTCGTTTAGCTAAATATATTGCTAAAGTAAGACGTTTTACGTATTACTAGCCAATAGCTTACAGGTTGTCGCAAGCCATTTTTAGTTTTTAGTTTTAGTTTTAGATTGAAAATACCAGCAAGCCAACCTGGATTAAATAGAAAATCCGTCCCGTTATTATAACGAGACGGATTTTTTTATGTTTACCAAAAAGAAAATAGAAGCTAGAATAAAGAAAATAGATAGCATCAGATACAGCGCCTTCTCTACGCAATTCATTTTTGTTCTCTTTATTCTTTCCTCTTTATTCTTTTCTCTTTATTCTTTTCTCTTTCTCCAAAAACTACTCCTTCGCTTTTGTTAAATAATACACTGGAATCCCAAGTAGCATTATTAAAACACCCCAACCACTCGTACTTGTTTTAGTATACAACAAAGCAACACAAATAGCGCTAGCAACAACTATATAAAGTCCCGGTAGAAAAGGATAAGCAAAGGCTTTATAAGGTCTTTCGGCATCTGGCATTTTCTTGCGCAGAATGAAAATTCCAAGAATCGTAAGTACGTAAAATATTAAAACAATTATTACCACAAAGTCTAATAAGTCACCGTATTTCCCTGTCAAACACAAAGCTGAAGCCCATAAACACTGTACCCAAATAGACCAAGCAGGAACGCTGGCTTTATTCAATTCGGCCGCTTTTTTGAAAAACACACCGTCTTTGGCCATTGTATAATACACTCTGGCACCCGCCATAATCAATCCGTTATTACAAGCAAAAGTCGAAATCATAATCATAATAGCAATGATGTAAGTTCCTATAGAGCCAAAAATATTATTAGCTGCCACTACAGCCACACGATCTGATTCGGCCGTGGCAATATCCTGCAAAGGCACAACGGCCAGATACATTAAGTTTGCCAATACATAAATTATACTTACTGTTAAGGTCCCTAAGAATAAACTTAGACCCACGTTGCGTTTTGGGTTTTTAATTTCACCAGCTATAAAAGTCACACCTTCCCAAGCCACACTTGAGAACATCGATCCCACTAATGCAGCTGATATTGCAGATATCAATACTGTTCCGCTGATAGGCATCCAAGAACCACTCGTCACATCCATTGATTGTGAAACCCAAGCATTAGTCCAGTTAGCATCCCAAACCTCAGCTTTGGCAGCCATAAATCCAAAAATGATTAGCCCTGCTAACGACAGAATTTTGACAACAGTTAAAACGGTTTGTAAAATCTTAGAGTTCTTCACCCCGCGGCTGTTGATATAACTCAGTAAAACAATCGTTACAATCGAAACAATTTGGGCCGCGTTAAGCTTAAAATCTCCAATTTCATAGAGTATATTTTTATCACTAAACGATGGAAATAAGTAAGCCGCAAATTTAGAAAAAGCAACCCCTACAGCAGCAATCGTACCGGTTTGAATCACGGCAAAGAAACTCCAGCCATATAAAAAACCAATTAGCTTTCCGTAAGCTTCCTTTAGATATACATACTGACCACCAGCTTTGGGAAACATAGAACTCAGCTCGCCATAACTCACAGCAGCAATCACCGTAATTAATCCGGTAAGTACCCACATCGCGATAAGCCATCCTGCAGAACCCAGTTGGCGTACCATATCAGAACTCACAATAAATATTCCTGAACCTATCATCGAGCCTGCAACGAGCATGGTCCCGTCGAGAAGGCCTAACTCTCTCTTAAAATCTTCTTGGTTATTGTCTTCCATTTTTTTGGTTTGGTTATTAGTTGGCTAAAGATATACTTTTTTTCGAAAAAGAGTAAACCAGAAATAAAAGTTCCGATTAATCTTTTAAACTCTTGGCTGCCATAAAAATAATCTACTAAGAAGTTCCTAATTAATGGTATTAAATGCTCTCTAAGATTTTATTCGAAAATAGGATACACACATTAAACTATTTCATAATAATGATATCTAACTTGTGTAAATCCAAAACTGTACGTGCAAATGAAATACAAGATATCTCTATTAATAATTTTAGCAATTGCTACAATGCTATCTTTATATTCTTGTTCAAAAGATGAAAATAGTCATTCAACTATAAATACTTCAAGTTCGCCAAATATAATTTTTATAATAGCTGATGATATGGGTTGGGATGTATATGGAAAATATCCCGGTATATCAGGAATTAAAGCCACTACCCCAACCTTAGATTCCTTGGCAAGAACTGGAATAACATTTACTAATTTCTGGTCAAGTCCAGTATGCGCACCTACCAGAGCTTCTATTCTTACAGGTAAATACGGATTCCGTACAGGTGTAGGCGGTGTTCAAACTCCAAGTACTGCAGTTCTACAAAGTAACGAAACCATAATACAAAAATATATCAATGATAAAACTGTCAATAAATATGCTACAGCAATAATAGGCAAATGGCATGTAAGTGCGGCAAATCAGCTTGATGCTCC includes the following:
- a CDS encoding APC family permease; protein product: MEDNNQEDFKRELGLLDGTMLVAGSMIGSGIFIVSSDMVRQLGSAGWLIAMWVLTGLITVIAAVSYGELSSMFPKAGGQYVYLKEAYGKLIGFLYGWSFFAVIQTGTIAAVGVAFSKFAAYLFPSFSDKNILYEIGDFKLNAAQIVSIVTIVLLSYINSRGVKNSKILQTVLTVVKILSLAGLIIFGFMAAKAEVWDANWTNAWVSQSMDVTSGSWMPISGTVLISAISAALVGSMFSSVAWEGVTFIAGEIKNPKRNVGLSLFLGTLTVSIIYVLANLMYLAVVPLQDIATAESDRVAVVAANNIFGSIGTYIIAIMIMISTFACNNGLIMAGARVYYTMAKDGVFFKKAAELNKASVPAWSIWVQCLWASALCLTGKYGDLLDFVVIIVLIFYVLTILGIFILRKKMPDAERPYKAFAYPFLPGLYIVVASAICVALLYTKTSTSGWGVLIMLLGIPVYYLTKAKE
- a CDS encoding glyceraldehyde-3-phosphate dehydrogenase: MSNTTLYQQEVSFQVDRRRAGVELIKIISDLWYDKSIEMVLFKNQLLDKNVNDIINLHQYAGEFVGKPINVFSSVEIAREILSIELPPSKLDIGKLTYEYLLEEDKYPDARHFVLDKLKDAKSSEEIQPKDVVLYGFGRIGRLLARELMSKTGKGNQLRLRAIVTRDKNDASSLEKRASLLRYDSIHGDFQGSVTADPENNALIINGTTVHIITANSPEEIDYTAYEINNALIIDNTGAFTTEEALSRHLTSKGADKVLLTAPGKGVPNIVHGVNHNEYNPDEVNIFSAASCTTNAITPILKAVEDTLGVVKGHLETIHAYTNDQNLVDNMHKKYRRGRAAALNMVITETGAGSAVAKALPSLAGKLTSNAIRVPVPNGSLVVLNLEVSRETSVSELNAIMKKYALEGELVEQIKYSMNNELVSSDIVGTSAPSIYDSNATIVSADGKNIVLYIWYDNEYGYSHQVIRLAKYIAKVRRFTYY